In the genome of Triticum urartu cultivar G1812 chromosome 5, Tu2.1, whole genome shotgun sequence, one region contains:
- the LOC125506907 gene encoding uncharacterized protein LOC125506907, with the protein MLMRGGREWEERAYTGGGRRGQGGGRQPRRRPVPRGQRRGELRGHWIERRRGGGHSTAAVLGAPTSGGERRQEKLRGDALKAISHGRCGFACARERLHTGWRRSSTQRANLALVRRRRGCCPPVQPAARRASPEFLHDAGRKPLSCSLSLLPSHVPSLNFSLLPFFSKQLPLPSMEPRRLRHEPIHPSCARSPATPDAARSSLHRAAAVRAEDDASASTARPLCFALDCQAPPVLIPVQLRVLACPHGELRLLRAVAASLNLHHLLQVGAQGVASCQRRQSCCSRVVIGLRVLLQQQIRVLLQHQSMDFPSRI; encoded by the coding sequence ATGCTGATGCGAGGGGGGAGAGAGTGGGAGGAGCGCGCGTACACGGGAGGCGGGAGGCGGGGCCAGGGAGGAGGAAGACAGCCGCGACGGCGACCAGTGCCGCGGGGCCAGCGGCGAGGAGAGCTCCGGGGTCACTGGATCGAGCGTCGCAGGGGAGGAGGACACTCCACGGCGGCGGTGCTTGGGGCTCCGACGAGCGGTGGCGAGCGGCGACAGGAGAAGCTCCGCGGCGACGCCCTGAAGGCCATCAGCCATGGCCGTTGTGGTTTCGCGTGCGCCCGCGAGCGGCTGCACACTGGGTGGAGGCGGAGCTCGACGCAGCGCGCGAACCTAGCCTTGGTGCGACGGCGGCGCGGCTGCTGTCCTCCCGTCCAACCCGCAGCACGTCGAGCCTCACCGGAGTTCCTCCATGACGCCGGCAGGAAGCCCCTATCCTGCAGTCTCTCTCTGCTTCCTTCCCATGTTCCCTCTCTGAATTTCTCTCTCCTTCCTTTCTTCAGTAAGCAGCTGCCACTGCCCTCCATGGAGCCCCGACGCCTCCGCCATGAACCCATCCATCCCTCCTGTGCGCGCTCCCCTGCAACTCCAGACGCCGCCCGCAGCTCTCTGCATCGAGCAGCAGCAGTTCGGGCAGAGGACGACGCCTCTGCCTCGACCGCTCGCCCCCTCTGCTTCGCGCTGGACTGCCAAGCCCCTCCCGTCCTCATCCCAGTGCAGCTGCGCGTTCTCGCCTGCCCCCACGGCGAGCTCCGCCTCCTGCGTGCGGTCGCCGCCTCCCTCAACCTCCACCACCTGCTACAAGTTGGTGCCCAGGGCGTCGCAAGCTGCCAGCGGCGGCAGAGTTGCTGCTCCCGTGTCGTGATTGGACTCCGTGTTCTTCTCCAACAGCAAATACGTGTTCTTCTCCAACACCAATCAATGGATTTCCCGAGCCGGATTTGA